A portion of the Edaphobacter lichenicola genome contains these proteins:
- a CDS encoding glycosyltransferase family 9 protein — translation MAAAELIPGANRRVLIDLTKIGDTIRRMRAERLDVLLDFSSWQRLTAFYSLMTGARFTAGFCTAGQHRGRGYDLSVLHRNDQHEVENFRGLLRELGIPSGIEPRVIVPEIAVQPLGRVQDVVVFHLWASGARSWLREWPEDRWVELANRLSKQDTVFVITGAPADMERTELFLKRMVAANLQAVAFAGADGFVSLSHLLRRARVVVSVNTGVMHLAAILGAPTVSINGPNRNERWGPVGRKAVGVETPGEGCGYLHLGFEFDGNPTDCMERISVEMVMDAVNKVML, via the coding sequence TTGGCAGCTGCTGAGCTTATTCCGGGAGCGAATCGACGGGTTCTGATCGATTTAACCAAGATTGGCGACACTATTCGGCGAATGAGGGCCGAACGGTTAGATGTGTTGCTGGATTTTTCTTCATGGCAACGGTTGACCGCGTTCTACAGCTTAATGACTGGGGCTAGGTTTACTGCTGGTTTTTGCACAGCGGGACAGCACCGCGGGCGAGGTTACGATCTTTCCGTGTTGCATCGCAACGACCAGCATGAAGTTGAGAACTTTCGTGGACTGCTGAGAGAACTTGGAATCCCCAGTGGGATCGAGCCGCGAGTTATCGTGCCTGAGATAGCCGTTCAACCCTTGGGTCGTGTGCAGGATGTGGTCGTGTTTCATCTGTGGGCATCTGGGGCTCGGAGTTGGCTGCGTGAGTGGCCGGAAGACCGCTGGGTCGAACTTGCCAACCGGTTATCAAAACAGGATACCGTCTTCGTCATCACGGGTGCGCCAGCCGATATGGAGCGGACTGAGCTTTTTCTGAAACGGATGGTGGCAGCGAATCTTCAAGCAGTTGCGTTTGCCGGGGCAGACGGGTTCGTGTCTCTCTCGCATCTGTTACGAAGGGCTAGGGTCGTGGTGAGCGTGAATACAGGAGTGATGCATCTGGCTGCAATTCTTGGTGCTCCCACGGTATCGATCAATGGTCCAAATAGGAACGAACGTTGGGGTCCGGTGGGGAGGAAGGCCGTTGGCGTTGAGACACCGGGAGAAGGGTGCGGATACCTTCACCTCGGTTTCGAATTCGATGGAAATCCTACCGATTGCATGGAGCGGATCTCAGTTGAAATGGTGATGGACGCGGTGAATAAGGTAATGCTCTAG
- a CDS encoding DUF721 domain-containing protein translates to MRDLLKGTLGRSLAGLSEEDRLAAAWPVACGKAMAEHGTVVGYAEGVVWVEVVDVAWLRQLMSMRGQLAREMARIAGVKVTEIHFESKRNDRR, encoded by the coding sequence ATGCGGGATCTGCTCAAGGGAACCCTTGGACGGAGTTTGGCTGGACTGAGCGAGGAGGACCGACTCGCTGCGGCCTGGCCGGTGGCTTGCGGTAAGGCGATGGCGGAGCATGGGACCGTGGTGGGATATGCGGAGGGTGTGGTTTGGGTTGAGGTGGTGGATGTTGCGTGGCTGCGGCAACTGATGAGCATGCGCGGCCAGCTTGCGCGGGAGATGGCGCGGATCGCAGGGGTAAAGGTGACCGAGATACACTTTGAGAGTAAGAGGAATGACAGGCGATGA
- the gatC gene encoding Asp-tRNA(Asn)/Glu-tRNA(Gln) amidotransferase subunit GatC → MSEQAGVTIEDVRRVAELANLELTAEEEPRMQRDLNAILGHIAQLNELDTAGVPAMAQVGEMLGGDVDKVGETLRPDLVRPSLDRAAVMASAPETDGRFFKVPKVIER, encoded by the coding sequence ATGAGTGAACAGGCTGGTGTAACGATTGAGGATGTGCGGCGAGTCGCCGAGTTGGCGAACCTTGAGCTGACCGCAGAGGAAGAGCCGCGGATGCAACGGGACCTGAACGCCATTCTGGGGCATATTGCGCAGCTCAATGAGCTGGATACCGCTGGAGTTCCTGCGATGGCTCAGGTTGGCGAGATGTTGGGCGGCGATGTCGACAAGGTTGGTGAAACGTTGCGACCTGATTTGGTGCGGCCTTCGCTGGATCGGGCTGCTGTGATGGCTTCGGCGCCTGAGACTGATGGACGGTTCTTCAAGGTTCCGAAGGTGATTGAACGCTAG
- the gatA gene encoding Asp-tRNA(Asn)/Glu-tRNA(Gln) amidotransferase subunit GatA — MELDSLTIDGARAALASSEVTATTLAELHYERIAARDGTINSFLALSRERALEQAAKIDGMAARGEDLPVLAGVPVGIKDVLVMKGAPATAGSLILKGYRPPYDATAVAKLEAAGAVLLGKLNCDEFAMGSSNENSAYGPVLNPRALDRVPGGSSGGSAAAVAADFAVATLGTDTGGSIRQPAAFCGVVGVLPTYGRVSRYGLIAFASSLDRVGPLTKTVKDAATVLQVLAGHDVLDATSSERPVDDYVGALSKPVEGLRVGVPEEYFGEGLDPEIRAAIDGVLAGLKTAGCVVKPVSLPHTKYAIPTYYVIATAEASSNLSRFDGVRFGLRSEEAKTLSEMFRKTRDAGFGAEVKRRILLGTYSLSAGYYDAYYRKAQQVRTLLTRDFLTAFAEVDVLVAPVTPTPAFKLGAKTDDPVQMYLEDIYSVAASLAGICGVSVPCGETKDGLPIGVQVMGRHFDEATMFRVAKAVEAGFEAHG, encoded by the coding sequence ATGGAACTGGATAGTTTGACGATTGATGGAGCGCGCGCTGCGCTCGCTTCGAGCGAGGTTACGGCGACGACGCTGGCAGAGCTGCATTACGAGCGGATTGCGGCGCGCGATGGCACGATCAACAGTTTTTTGGCGTTGAGCCGCGAGCGCGCGCTGGAGCAGGCGGCGAAGATCGATGGCATGGCGGCCAGGGGTGAGGATTTGCCGGTGCTGGCAGGGGTGCCGGTGGGGATCAAAGATGTGCTGGTGATGAAGGGGGCTCCGGCTACGGCTGGGTCGCTGATCCTCAAGGGGTATCGGCCGCCTTACGATGCGACCGCGGTGGCCAAGCTGGAGGCGGCCGGGGCGGTTCTGCTGGGGAAGCTGAACTGCGATGAATTTGCGATGGGTTCGTCGAATGAGAACTCGGCGTATGGTCCGGTGTTGAACCCACGGGCGCTGGACCGGGTTCCGGGTGGTTCGAGCGGTGGTTCGGCAGCGGCGGTTGCGGCGGACTTTGCGGTTGCGACGCTGGGCACCGATACCGGCGGGTCGATCCGTCAGCCTGCGGCTTTCTGCGGGGTAGTGGGGGTGCTTCCGACGTATGGGCGAGTGAGCCGGTATGGCCTGATCGCCTTCGCGTCGTCGCTCGATCGAGTCGGGCCGTTGACCAAGACCGTGAAGGATGCGGCAACCGTGCTGCAGGTTCTGGCTGGGCACGATGTGCTGGATGCGACTTCGTCGGAGCGGCCGGTTGATGACTATGTTGGCGCGCTGTCGAAGCCGGTTGAGGGGCTTCGGGTTGGCGTGCCGGAGGAGTACTTCGGCGAAGGTTTGGATCCGGAGATCCGGGCTGCGATTGATGGTGTTCTGGCTGGTCTGAAGACGGCTGGATGCGTGGTGAAGCCGGTCAGTCTGCCGCACACCAAGTATGCGATCCCTACCTACTACGTGATTGCGACGGCGGAGGCCTCTTCGAACCTGTCGCGGTTCGATGGGGTCCGGTTCGGGTTGCGGTCAGAGGAGGCGAAGACGCTCTCCGAGATGTTCCGCAAGACCCGGGATGCCGGGTTTGGGGCGGAGGTGAAGCGACGCATCCTGCTGGGCACCTACTCGCTCAGCGCGGGGTACTACGACGCTTACTACCGCAAGGCCCAGCAGGTTCGGACGCTGCTGACTCGCGACTTCCTGACGGCGTTTGCCGAGGTGGACGTGCTGGTCGCCCCCGTGACCCCTACGCCTGCGTTCAAGCTTGGCGCAAAGACCGACGATCCGGTGCAGATGTACCTTGAGGACATCTATTCGGTCGCAGCGAGCCTGGCGGGCATCTGCGGCGTCTCTGTGCCCTGTGGTGAGACCAAGGACGGTCTGCCGATCGGAGTACAGGTGATGGGCAGGCACTTCGATGAGGCGACCATGTTCCGAGTGGCGAAGGCGGTGGAGGCAGGGTTCGAGGCGCATGGCTGA
- a CDS encoding protein kinase domain-containing protein, with the protein MQELSPGTVLDHYKLIRELGRGGMGVVFEALDQKLGRHVAVKVIPEATRDSSAALERFWREAHAASSLNHPGICTIHELNESAETPFIVMELLEGKSLEKLCRGRAMPYPKLLDLGMQVAGALDAAHRKGILHRDIKPANIFVTHSGQAKILDFGLAKLDGGTGSDASTVVGPLTDSGSTVGTVAYMSPEQARGEPLDARSDLFSLGVVLYEMSTGRRPFDGATTAVIFHRILNESPAALTSLNPQLPVEFETIVNKTLEKDRDLRCQFAGELRADLKRLQRRSGSGSGPTAPGTSSPGSSSSAAVPEARRLRRLAVVAACLAVLAAAGFGAWHVWPRTRPFTTLSVSQITNVGTVDRIALSGDGRFLAEVKSDKGQRTLWVRNIATNTDTQILGAFANEYTGIAFSPDGNYLYFVRLTLENTAISALYVMPVFGGTPKQLIYDIDSIVSVSPDGSRFTYLQLTPGNKDQSSEIRIANKDGSENEVVFATKEDAGPPAWSPKDNRIAWIGAIALDKYAIQIFDIASKKLTTVAAPPGISFPGPSLTYTNVVWMPDGKHLLTFYLRPHSDHAQIGIVTLPSGDFHPVTNDVSAYSQLALSADGHTLATVLNNIDSSVAWYKSDGGEPLSTTPLRITPQTIAWASEERLLFTVPHVDIGQIDRATGEVHPFDIGEIVPGDYISACPDGHILFTGVPKGASAPWVFRMDADGDNIVQLVASGVAPSPGCSSDSREVFYFMEESEISKASLWAVPLRGGTPRQILPPTGTQEFAISSDGRLAGLTIFHEQKAHWRVFDTSSGRMVFEVPLEMSDLAGEGSSTMRFSPDNRAAVYSVLRNGGRTLFYQALDGSASHALLEPVQEGIPDFNWSPSGKQLAIVRQKSSSDVVLIKDQQAKGKDKD; encoded by the coding sequence GTGCAAGAGCTGTCTCCAGGTACCGTTCTTGATCATTACAAACTCATCCGCGAGCTGGGGCGTGGCGGCATGGGCGTGGTATTCGAGGCCCTCGATCAGAAGCTGGGCCGCCACGTCGCGGTGAAAGTGATTCCTGAAGCGACGCGCGACAGCAGTGCCGCGTTGGAGCGTTTCTGGCGTGAGGCTCATGCGGCCTCTTCGCTCAATCATCCCGGCATCTGCACGATTCATGAACTGAACGAGTCTGCTGAGACGCCATTCATTGTGATGGAGCTGCTTGAAGGCAAAAGCCTGGAGAAGCTCTGTCGCGGCCGTGCGATGCCTTATCCAAAGTTGCTGGATCTGGGTATGCAGGTGGCCGGTGCGCTCGACGCGGCTCACCGCAAAGGTATTCTGCATCGCGACATCAAGCCGGCAAACATCTTCGTGACTCACTCGGGGCAGGCGAAGATCCTTGATTTTGGGCTGGCGAAGCTCGACGGTGGCACAGGCTCCGACGCTTCGACCGTGGTAGGTCCGCTCACCGATTCGGGATCGACAGTGGGCACGGTCGCCTATATGTCACCGGAGCAGGCGCGAGGCGAGCCGCTGGATGCGCGCAGCGATCTGTTTTCGCTCGGGGTTGTTCTGTACGAGATGTCCACTGGACGGCGCCCTTTTGACGGCGCTACCACTGCGGTGATCTTCCATCGAATCCTCAACGAGTCACCGGCGGCACTGACCTCACTTAATCCGCAACTGCCAGTTGAGTTTGAGACCATTGTGAACAAAACGCTGGAAAAAGACCGCGACCTTCGCTGCCAGTTTGCCGGAGAGCTTCGTGCCGACCTGAAGCGTTTGCAGCGCAGGAGCGGTTCGGGGAGCGGCCCTACCGCGCCGGGAACGTCTTCACCGGGATCTTCCTCGAGCGCGGCTGTGCCAGAGGCCAGGAGATTACGCCGACTTGCGGTCGTCGCGGCTTGCCTTGCCGTTCTCGCGGCAGCGGGATTTGGCGCGTGGCACGTCTGGCCCCGCACCCGGCCCTTCACGACCCTCTCTGTGAGTCAGATCACCAATGTAGGGACGGTCGATCGCATCGCGCTCTCAGGTGATGGTCGCTTTCTGGCGGAGGTAAAGAGCGATAAGGGCCAACGGACGCTCTGGGTGAGAAACATTGCGACGAACACTGATACCCAGATTCTGGGGGCATTTGCCAACGAGTACACAGGGATCGCCTTCTCGCCGGATGGCAATTACCTCTACTTTGTGCGGCTGACCCTGGAGAACACTGCGATCAGCGCACTGTATGTTATGCCGGTCTTCGGCGGTACGCCCAAGCAGCTGATCTATGACATTGACAGTATCGTCAGCGTCTCGCCGGACGGCAGCCGGTTCACGTATCTCCAACTCACTCCTGGAAACAAGGACCAGTCCAGCGAGATTCGTATCGCCAACAAGGATGGAAGCGAGAATGAAGTAGTCTTTGCCACCAAGGAAGACGCGGGTCCACCGGCATGGTCGCCCAAAGACAACCGGATCGCGTGGATTGGCGCGATCGCGTTGGATAAGTATGCAATCCAAATCTTCGACATCGCCTCGAAGAAGTTGACTACGGTAGCGGCCCCGCCGGGCATCTCTTTCCCGGGTCCATCGCTTACTTACACGAATGTGGTGTGGATGCCCGATGGCAAACATCTGTTGACGTTTTACCTGAGACCGCACAGCGATCATGCCCAGATCGGAATCGTAACCCTGCCCTCCGGCGATTTCCATCCGGTGACAAACGATGTCAGCGCCTACAGCCAACTGGCACTCTCTGCGGATGGGCACACCCTGGCTACGGTGCTCAACAATATCGATTCGAGCGTTGCGTGGTATAAGTCCGATGGCGGAGAGCCGCTTTCGACGACCCCATTGCGGATTACCCCACAAACAATCGCCTGGGCGAGCGAAGAGCGTCTGCTGTTCACCGTTCCCCACGTCGATATCGGCCAGATCGATCGCGCGACCGGCGAGGTGCATCCCTTCGACATAGGGGAGATCGTGCCCGGGGACTACATCTCAGCCTGTCCCGATGGCCACATTCTTTTTACAGGTGTTCCGAAGGGGGCGTCGGCGCCGTGGGTCTTTCGTATGGATGCGGACGGAGACAACATCGTCCAGTTGGTCGCCAGCGGAGTCGCGCCGAGTCCTGGCTGCTCTTCCGACAGCCGCGAGGTTTTCTATTTCATGGAGGAGAGCGAGATATCCAAAGCTTCGTTATGGGCGGTGCCGTTGCGCGGCGGAACGCCACGACAGATACTTCCCCCGACTGGCACTCAGGAGTTTGCAATTTCTTCCGATGGGAGGCTGGCTGGCCTGACCATCTTTCATGAGCAGAAAGCTCATTGGAGGGTCTTCGACACGAGTTCAGGGCGGATGGTTTTTGAAGTTCCGTTGGAGATGAGCGACCTGGCGGGTGAGGGTTCGAGCACGATGCGTTTTTCGCCCGACAACCGTGCCGCGGTCTATTCCGTTCTTCGCAACGGCGGCAGAACCCTGTTCTACCAAGCGCTGGACGGTTCGGCCTCGCATGCACTGCTCGAACCGGTACAGGAAGGCATCCCCGACTTTAATTGGTCTCCTTCCGGCAAGCAGCTTGCGATCGTGAGACAGAAGTCCAGCTCGGATGTAGTGCTGATCAAAGATCAGCAGGCGAAAGGGAAAGACAAGGACTGA
- a CDS encoding tetratricopeptide repeat protein translates to MGEPSFEVPPAEGPPEKLLDSWKEIAAYLNRDVTTVQRWEKREGMPVHRHLHDKRGSVYALSEELDGWIQSRRSRVDEPDEPGAEPEAELLPPATSVDGPSAAPRSRLWFALACVLCLCLVAAMWLVFRHRSKDVQDTKDTTQPKVRSLAVLPFRNLSGDPSQEYLADGITEALIGRLANIRDLRVISHTSVMRFKNPQITVPEIAKTLGVDAVVEGSVTQQGDRIRVTAQLIRGATDEHFWSETYDQQMRDALSLESELAQSIAEKVKVTVTGDERLRLTAARPVAPEVYESYLRGRFAFAQANSRAEIEQSIGNFEDAINKDSTFAPAYLGLAEAYTSLGTVFSGVSPAETRPKVMTFSRKALAIDPDLVEAHVLLANVLQEEWHWSEAETEYRRALQLNPNGADAHARFALWLICQGRTEEAVQWIQRGEALDPIEVSGAKVAWILFQAHHYDEAIRESRSALAVHPDDAGALTGLGFALIANNQPADAIPVLEKAIMLSKGSPAATGILIRAYAHAGRRNDALRLLEELKRRKGAGYVPAGAFVNGYLGLGENEQAFDWLEQAYKERSNILQFLKTHPYFDPIRDDPRFADLIHRVGLP, encoded by the coding sequence ATGGGGGAGCCGTCGTTCGAAGTACCGCCTGCGGAGGGGCCACCCGAAAAGCTCCTCGATTCCTGGAAAGAGATCGCGGCCTACCTCAACCGCGACGTCACCACCGTCCAGAGGTGGGAGAAGCGGGAGGGGATGCCGGTCCACCGGCACTTACACGACAAGCGCGGCTCGGTCTATGCCCTGAGCGAAGAGCTTGACGGATGGATCCAAAGCCGACGTTCGCGAGTGGACGAGCCCGACGAGCCGGGCGCGGAGCCTGAGGCGGAACTCCTACCACCAGCCACGAGCGTTGACGGCCCATCGGCTGCGCCAAGGAGTCGCCTGTGGTTTGCTCTGGCATGCGTCCTTTGCCTCTGTCTCGTGGCGGCTATGTGGCTCGTCTTCCGGCACCGCTCCAAAGACGTTCAGGACACCAAAGACACAACTCAGCCCAAAGTCCGCTCGCTGGCGGTATTGCCCTTCAGAAACCTGTCCGGCGACCCTTCGCAGGAGTATCTCGCCGACGGCATCACCGAGGCCCTCATCGGCCGTCTCGCAAACATCCGCGACCTGCGTGTGATCTCTCATACCTCCGTGATGCGCTTCAAAAATCCGCAGATCACCGTACCGGAGATCGCCAAAACACTCGGCGTGGATGCCGTCGTCGAAGGCTCGGTGACTCAGCAAGGCGATCGTATCCGCGTTACAGCACAGCTGATTCGCGGGGCAACAGATGAGCATTTCTGGTCCGAGACGTATGACCAGCAGATGCGCGACGCGCTTTCCTTGGAGAGCGAACTGGCGCAGTCCATCGCAGAAAAAGTGAAGGTAACAGTTACGGGAGACGAACGACTGAGGCTGACTGCCGCGCGGCCTGTCGCGCCTGAGGTCTACGAAAGCTATCTAAGAGGCAGGTTCGCATTCGCCCAGGCAAACAGTAGAGCTGAAATCGAGCAAAGCATCGGCAACTTTGAGGACGCAATTAATAAAGACTCGACCTTTGCGCCAGCCTATCTTGGCTTGGCGGAAGCCTACACCAGTCTTGGAACCGTCTTCAGCGGGGTCTCTCCAGCAGAGACTCGCCCGAAGGTCATGACCTTCTCCCGAAAGGCGCTGGCGATCGACCCCGACCTTGTGGAAGCCCATGTCCTTCTTGCAAACGTCCTTCAGGAAGAATGGCACTGGAGCGAAGCTGAGACCGAATATAGGCGTGCCCTTCAGTTGAACCCGAACGGAGCAGATGCTCATGCCAGATTTGCTCTCTGGCTGATCTGCCAGGGACGTACCGAGGAAGCCGTTCAATGGATACAGCGCGGCGAGGCGCTGGATCCGATTGAGGTCTCCGGCGCGAAGGTAGCATGGATTCTGTTTCAGGCACACCACTACGACGAAGCCATCCGCGAATCGCGGAGTGCATTGGCCGTGCACCCGGACGATGCGGGCGCGCTCACCGGCCTGGGATTCGCGCTGATCGCGAACAATCAACCGGCAGACGCAATCCCCGTATTGGAAAAAGCAATCATGCTTTCGAAAGGTAGTCCTGCTGCAACCGGCATACTCATCAGAGCCTATGCCCACGCAGGCCGGCGCAATGACGCACTTCGTCTGCTCGAAGAACTGAAAAGACGCAAAGGCGCAGGCTATGTTCCGGCAGGTGCGTTTGTGAATGGCTATTTAGGCCTTGGTGAGAACGAACAGGCCTTCGATTGGCTCGAGCAGGCTTACAAGGAAAGGTCAAATATTCTTCAGTTCCTCAAAACCCATCCCTACTTCGACCCCATCCGCGACGATCCCCGATTCGCAGATCTGATCCACCGCGTAGGCCTTCCATGA
- a CDS encoding DUF1801 domain-containing protein yields the protein MKATSSPSDEAASAKITKRIEELGDWRGETLAHVRQLIHDADPEIVEEWKWEKPSSSGTPVFSHDGIVCTGESHKQVVKLTFARGATVKDPKKLFNSSLEGNVRRAIDLREGEKINEAAFKQLIRAAVAANSAALAERAARKK from the coding sequence GTGAAGGCGACAAGCAGTCCGAGTGACGAGGCCGCTTCGGCGAAGATCACGAAGCGGATTGAGGAGTTGGGAGATTGGAGAGGCGAGACCCTCGCTCACGTCCGCCAACTTATCCACGATGCAGATCCAGAGATCGTGGAGGAGTGGAAGTGGGAGAAGCCATCGTCTTCCGGAACGCCCGTCTTTTCGCATGACGGCATCGTTTGCACAGGGGAGTCGCACAAGCAGGTGGTGAAGCTCACCTTCGCCCGCGGAGCCACGGTCAAAGACCCGAAGAAGCTTTTTAATTCCAGCCTCGAGGGCAACGTGCGGCGCGCGATCGACCTGCGCGAAGGCGAGAAGATCAACGAAGCTGCCTTCAAGCAACTCATCCGCGCGGCGGTCGCGGCCAACTCTGCAGCGCTCGCCGAACGGGCAGCCAGGAAGAAGTAA
- a CDS encoding VOC family protein: MSPGESPDEVRSNDATRAKFDMKFEIVVIPVSDVDRAKEFYARLGWRLDADYDNGKDFRVIQFTPPGSGCSVIFGRNVTGAVPGSAQGLYLIVSDVAAACKELTNLGVKVSEVFHNEGVSAGPDEPYLFGRVRVSGPDPAHGSYRSFASFSDPDGNGWLFQEITSRLPGRIDSAVTSFASTSDLASALRRAGAAHGEHEKLTGGKYDENWPDWYADYMVREQAGKDLPK, from the coding sequence ATGAGCCCAGGCGAGAGTCCAGACGAGGTGCGCAGTAACGACGCAACACGCGCGAAGTTCGATATGAAGTTTGAGATCGTCGTCATCCCGGTTTCGGATGTCGATCGTGCGAAGGAGTTCTACGCGAGGCTCGGGTGGCGGCTCGACGCTGACTACGACAACGGTAAAGACTTCCGCGTGATTCAGTTCACGCCGCCTGGCTCGGGATGCTCGGTCATCTTCGGCAGAAATGTCACGGGGGCGGTGCCGGGCTCTGCACAGGGCCTGTATCTGATCGTCTCCGACGTCGCGGCTGCATGCAAAGAGCTCACGAATCTTGGTGTGAAGGTCAGCGAGGTGTTCCACAACGAGGGCGTGTCCGCGGGGCCGGATGAGCCCTACCTGTTTGGCCGGGTGCGAGTCAGCGGCCCGGATCCGGCGCATGGCAGCTATCGCTCGTTCGCTTCGTTCAGCGATCCGGACGGCAACGGCTGGCTGTTTCAGGAGATTACGTCGCGGTTGCCCGGTCGTATCGACTCCGCAGTGACGAGCTTTGCGTCGACGAGTGATCTGGCGAGTGCGCTGCGACGTGCGGGTGCGGCCCACGGCGAGCACGAGAAGCTCACTGGCGGGAAGTACGACGAGAACTGGCCGGATTGGTACGCCGATTACATGGTGCGCGAGCAGGCTGGAAAAGATCTTCCGAAATAA
- a CDS encoding DinB family protein, giving the protein MNHSQKRSHADVGADRNADRNADLGAYIGQVLVESYAVNERMNQIVLEHLDPAAWRAKLPGSKGRTIAAIFSHVHNIRRKWLRLSAPYVKLPAALSSASCTQKQARAALLESGARCSEMLADALSGTQAVSKSGLKTGPRSNVEAFVRDGWAKPWPAGAAMVAYMLSHDAHHRGQVGMLAHQLGYPLPAKAAQRIWVWEKLWKECGFTNPR; this is encoded by the coding sequence ATGAATCACTCGCAGAAGCGTTCGCATGCTGACGTTGGCGCTGATCGTAACGCTGATCGTAACGCTGATCTTGGCGCTTATATTGGCCAGGTGCTGGTGGAGAGCTACGCGGTAAATGAGCGGATGAATCAGATCGTCCTCGAGCATCTCGACCCGGCTGCGTGGCGCGCTAAGTTGCCGGGGAGTAAGGGGCGAACGATCGCTGCTATTTTTTCGCATGTGCACAATATTCGCCGCAAGTGGCTGCGGTTGTCGGCTCCGTATGTGAAGCTTCCGGCTGCGCTCAGCAGTGCGAGCTGCACGCAGAAGCAGGCTCGGGCGGCTTTGCTGGAGAGTGGGGCGCGCTGCTCGGAGATGCTTGCGGATGCCCTGTCTGGTACGCAGGCTGTATCGAAGAGTGGGCTGAAGACAGGGCCGCGGAGCAACGTTGAAGCCTTTGTTCGTGATGGTTGGGCGAAGCCCTGGCCTGCTGGTGCGGCCATGGTGGCTTATATGCTCTCGCATGATGCGCATCATCGGGGGCAGGTGGGTATGCTGGCCCATCAGCTTGGATACCCACTGCCAGCCAAGGCCGCTCAGAGGATCTGGGTTTGGGAAAAGCTTTGGAAGGAGTGCGGATTCACGAATCCGCGATAG
- a CDS encoding TlpA family protein disulfide reductase, with amino-acid sequence MLYDLFMPIRALCLALLLLTTAAHPQVIPDSASHTKVGDKMPTVSVQQLSGDTFSLAHESGKVIVVNFWATWCGPCQLEMPQIEKQIWQKYKSSASFAMIAIAREQTQDTIASFQKSHAAYSFPLAYDPDRTTYKLFADSGIPRSYVVDRHGIIVYQSVGYEPNNIDDLDHAIQSALARK; translated from the coding sequence ATGCTCTACGATCTCTTCATGCCCATCCGAGCCCTGTGCCTCGCCCTCCTGCTTCTCACCACAGCCGCCCACCCCCAGGTGATCCCCGACTCTGCCTCCCACACCAAAGTTGGGGACAAGATGCCAACCGTCTCCGTCCAGCAGCTCTCCGGCGACACCTTCTCGCTTGCCCACGAATCCGGCAAAGTAATCGTCGTCAACTTCTGGGCTACCTGGTGTGGCCCCTGCCAACTCGAGATGCCCCAGATTGAAAAACAGATCTGGCAGAAATACAAATCCTCTGCAAGCTTCGCCATGATCGCAATTGCCCGCGAACAGACCCAGGACACCATCGCCAGCTTCCAGAAGTCCCACGCCGCCTACTCCTTCCCGCTCGCCTATGATCCCGACCGCACCACCTACAAGCTCTTCGCCGACTCCGGTATTCCTCGTTCCTATGTCGTCGACCGCCATGGCATCATCGTTTACCAAAGCGTGGGCTACGAGCCCAACAATATCGATGACCTCGACCACGCCATCCAGAGCGCCCTCGCCAGGAAATAG